A window of the Thermotoga sp. genome harbors these coding sequences:
- a CDS encoding aminopeptidase P family protein: protein MERVDRAMELAMEKGADAFLIVNIENSSRASSIYFSGFTGSFSIILISENARLLITDPRYTSQAKQETDFEVREVRDGDFIGALKNVVKDLNIKVIALEEERLSLSMFRKLSTALGRKKFIGFDDEVKYLRMVKDEKEIERIKQAIEISERAFLETIQQIKAGMTEKEIAALLEYTMKKEGAEKTAFDSIVASGRRSALPHGRPTEKVVERGDVIVIDFGAVYENYCADITRVVCIGEPSARVKEIHEIIFEAQEKALKNAKAGLTGKQLDSIARELISEKGYGESFGHSLGHGIGLEVHEGPAVSFRNESRLPENAVVTIEPGIYLEGEFGIRIEEDVVLKEQGCEILTTLPRSIFVV from the coding sequence ATGGAAAGAGTTGACAGAGCGATGGAACTGGCTATGGAGAAAGGAGCAGATGCCTTTCTGATCGTAAACATTGAAAATTCCTCGAGGGCTTCTTCGATATATTTTTCTGGTTTCACAGGTTCCTTTTCCATCATCCTGATCTCTGAAAACGCCAGGCTCCTCATCACCGATCCGAGATACACCAGTCAGGCCAAACAGGAAACCGACTTCGAAGTTCGAGAAGTAAGAGATGGTGATTTCATTGGTGCCTTGAAGAATGTGGTGAAGGATCTCAACATAAAGGTGATCGCCCTTGAGGAAGAGAGGCTCTCTCTTTCCATGTTCAGAAAACTCTCGACCGCCCTTGGAAGGAAGAAGTTCATTGGATTCGATGACGAGGTGAAGTATCTGAGGATGGTCAAAGACGAAAAGGAGATCGAAAGGATCAAGCAGGCGATAGAGATATCTGAGAGGGCTTTCCTTGAAACGATCCAGCAGATAAAAGCTGGGATGACAGAAAAGGAGATAGCGGCCTTGCTTGAGTACACGATGAAAAAGGAAGGAGCAGAAAAAACGGCGTTCGACTCCATCGTGGCTTCCGGACGGCGTTCTGCTCTGCCTCACGGGAGGCCAACCGAAAAAGTTGTTGAGAGAGGTGATGTGATCGTCATCGACTTTGGAGCAGTCTACGAGAACTACTGTGCTGATATCACGCGCGTTGTCTGTATAGGCGAACCATCTGCTCGCGTGAAGGAAATACACGAAATCATCTTCGAGGCTCAGGAGAAGGCTCTCAAAAACGCGAAGGCAGGATTAACAGGGAAACAGCTCGATTCAATCGCAAGAGAACTCATCAGTGAGAAAGGGTACGGAGAGTCCTTTGGACACAGCCTGGGTCACGGGATAGGTCTGGAGGTCCATGAAGGGCCAGCGGTGAGTTTCAGGAACGAGTCTCGCCTGCCCGAGAACGCCGTTGTCACGATTGAACCTGGAATCTACCTGGAAGGAGAGTTCGGTATAAGAATAGAAGAGGATGTGGTTCTAAAAGAGCAGGGATGTGAAATCCTCACCACTCTACCGAGATCTATATTCGTTGTTTGA
- the folP gene encoding dihydropteroate synthase — MVYMTPWKRKLEFGKTMIMGIINVTPDSFYAGSRKQGVLEAVETAKKMVEEGVDIIDVGGMSTRPGSEPVDEEEEMNRVISVIRAIRSVTDVPISVDTYRWRIALRAIDSGADIINDISGFQFEPEIVEVASDNKVPYILVHIKGTPKTMQENPFYEDVLEEIKEYFQAKIEYLKEKGVGQIVLDPGIGFGKRYEDNLEILRRIDEFKEFGLPLLVGASRKSFIGITMGNVPPEERLEGTLAVTAYCTMKGVDILRVHDVLPNKRVVKMVEAILWRKQ, encoded by the coding sequence ATGGTGTACATGACTCCCTGGAAGAGAAAGCTAGAGTTCGGTAAAACCATGATCATGGGCATAATAAACGTAACACCGGATTCTTTCTATGCAGGATCAAGAAAACAGGGTGTGCTGGAAGCTGTCGAGACGGCAAAAAAGATGGTGGAAGAAGGAGTCGATATAATAGACGTGGGAGGAATGTCCACCCGTCCTGGTTCGGAACCCGTCGATGAAGAAGAGGAAATGAACAGGGTCATCTCCGTGATAAGGGCGATTAGGTCTGTAACGGATGTACCGATATCCGTGGATACTTACAGATGGAGGATCGCTTTGAGGGCGATAGATTCGGGAGCTGACATTATCAATGACATCAGTGGTTTCCAGTTCGAACCCGAGATAGTAGAAGTTGCATCGGACAACAAGGTCCCGTACATCCTCGTGCACATCAAAGGAACACCGAAGACGATGCAGGAAAATCCCTTCTACGAGGACGTTTTGGAAGAGATAAAGGAGTACTTCCAGGCAAAAATAGAGTATCTCAAAGAGAAAGGAGTAGGCCAGATCGTACTGGACCCGGGTATTGGATTCGGCAAGAGGTACGAAGACAATCTCGAAATTCTGCGCAGAATAGATGAATTCAAAGAATTTGGTCTTCCTCTTCTCGTTGGTGCCTCGAGAAAATCCTTTATAGGAATCACAATGGGCAACGTTCCACCAGAAGAAAGACTGGAAGGTACCCTGGCTGTTACCGCCTACTGCACGATGAAAGGTGTTGATATCCTCAGGGTACACGATGTGCTGCCGAACAAGAGAGTTGTGAAAATGGTGGAGGCGATACTCTGGCGAAAGCAGTGA
- the folK gene encoding 2-amino-4-hydroxy-6-hydroxymethyldihydropteridine diphosphokinase, which produces MIALGSNLGNRELNLKTALVKMKERGISVEKTSSFIETKPYGYTDQPKFLNAVCLAETDLSPRSLLNTLLVIEREMGRIRTIRWGPRIIDLDIVFYEDLVVNEEGLIIPHPDVHNRLFVLEPLNEIAPDLIHPVLGKTVHELLMELKQRI; this is translated from the coding sequence GTGATAGCACTCGGAAGCAACCTAGGAAACAGGGAATTGAACTTGAAAACAGCCCTTGTGAAGATGAAAGAACGTGGCATATCTGTTGAAAAAACTTCTTCGTTCATTGAAACAAAGCCTTATGGTTACACCGATCAACCGAAGTTTTTGAACGCCGTCTGCCTTGCAGAAACGGACCTCTCACCACGATCCCTTTTGAATACCCTTCTGGTGATAGAAAGAGAAATGGGGAGAATCAGAACAATCAGGTGGGGCCCCAGGATCATAGACCTTGACATCGTGTTCTATGAAGATCTCGTTGTGAACGAAGAAGGCCTGATCATACCACACCCTGATGTTCACAACAGACTCTTCGTTTTGGAACCTTTGAACGAAATAGCCCCAGACCTTATTCATCCTGTTTTAGGAAAGACCGTGCATGAGCTTTTGATGGAACTCAAACAACGAATATAG